The Pseudomonadota bacterium genomic interval TATAAGCGGTACTTTTCATGGAAGGGACATTTTTGCGCCGGTGGCTGCCGCTCTCGCATCGGGACTGGCTCCCGAAAAGCTCGGAAAAGAAATTCCGCTATCCGAACCAACGGTTATATCTCTTCCTGCAGTCTTTTTTGATAGCCACAGCAATTCATTATCGGGCAACATCATTCATTCCGATCATTTCGGGAACCTGATAACCAATATTCATCGAGACGATCTAAAACCACATAACGACGAACAACTTCAACGCGCATCCGTATCAATCGGCAGCGCCACTGTTTGCGGAATTTCAAAATACTACGCTGCCAAATCATCCGGAGAAATCATTGCGCTTATCGGCAGCAGGGGCTATCTGGAAATTGCCGTAAATCAGGGAAGCGCCTTAAAGCGGCTCGTCACAACAAATCTGGAACAGATCCCGGTGTCAGTGGACTTTGGCCAAAAATGAAGCGGCAGAATACGAACAACATAACGCAACAAACCGATAAGGCTAAAACAGAAAAAATATATTGACAAGAGTAAATTAAGTATTAAGTTAATCTCTAAACTACCACGAGGGAATATCATGAAATCTGAGGATGTTGACGCTGTTGCCGCTCTTTTAAAAACCATGTCCCACCCGATCAGATTAAAAATTCTTTGTCTTCTGGAGGACAAGGAACTTACAGTTGGAGATATCAGGGCTGAAGTAAAAACAACCAAAGCCAATGTTTCGCAACACCTTACAATTCTCAGACATCAAGGGGTCATCGACTTCAGAAAAGATGCTAATTTCATTTATAACCGCATTGCTGATAAACGGGTCCTCAAACTCATAAAAAACATGCGGGAATTGTTTTGCCATGAGTAAAAAAACGTAACCACTCAGTATGGACTCAAAATTACATCAAACTTCAGGCTGCAACAGCTCAACATTGCTCCAGAAGCCTATATGCCGAGCGGCGGATCCTGCCTGATTGTGCAAAGATGGGATACTGCTGGACATTTATAAAAAACAGTTATTGTAAAAAAACTTGACCGGGCTCCATCTTTTTATCAATGCTTAAATATGTCCGGATCTAATCCGGCCTTTCCCCTGATCTCCAACTCTCATCTCATGCTTTTCAACAGATAAAACTAAAACAACTGTTCTCACTGGAGAGAATAAAAATGGCTCCCTCAAAATTCATCGGTTTTTCAATGAAAAGGCCGAAAACGGTCACCGTCATAATGATCCTGGCAACCTTGCTTCTGGGATCTTTAATCAGCACAGTGCATGTTGACACCGACCCGGAAAACATGCTTTCCAAAGAGGAAGCGGTCCGCGTCTTTCACAACAAAGTCAAACAGGAATTCTCTCTCCATGATGTAGTGGTTGTCGGTATTGTCAACGAAGAACATCCTGACGGGGTATTCAACCCGGCCACCCTGAAAAACATCCAGAGCCTGACGGAATATTCACTGAACCTTTCTTCTGAAAAAGATCCGCAAAAAAGGGTTGTCACCCAAAATGTCATTGCTCCGGGAACCGTCGACAACATTGAGCAGGCAGGGATGGGCCAGGTCCGCTTCGAATGGCTGATGAAAGAAGCCCCGACCTCTCGCGAAGGCGCCCTTGCAATCAGAGACAATGCGATGTCCAATCCTTTACTCAAAGGCACTCTGGTCTCTGAAGACGGCAAGGCTCTCTGTATATATCTGCCGATTACTGCAAAAGATTTTGCCTATGAACTTCGAACCCTGCTCCTTGATAATATTAGAACATTAGACACCTCGAACGGCGATAAATTTTACATTACCGGTCTTCCTGTTGCCGAAGACACCTTTGGAGTTGAAATGTTTATCCAGATGGCGGTATCCGCGCCCCTGGCCATGCTTGCCATCTTTATCCTCATGTTTATTTTCTTCAAAAAAATCAACATGATCATTTCTCCGCTGATCATCGCCATGGTCTCGGTAATTGCAACCATGGGGCTATTAATCGGCGCGGGAAACACGCTTCATATCATGAGTTCCATGATCCCTATTTTCCTGATGCCCATTGCTGTTGTTGACAGTATCCATATACTTTCGGAATTTTTTGACAGATATCCGTCAATCGGGGACCGGCGAAAAACTCTTGAACATGTCATGGACCAACTGTTCATGCCCATGTTCTATACTTCCCTCACCTCTGCGGCAGGTTTTTTGTCCCTTGCCCTTACCCCGATTCCGCCGGTGCAGGTATTCGGCATTTTTGTCGCTTTCGGAATCATGCTCGCATGGCTGTTAACGATTATTTTTGTTCCGGCATACATAATGATGCTGAAGGAGGAAAGCCTTTCCGGATTTGGCGCAGCCGTGCATGGCAATAAAAACGTCCATAGCGGGTTTCTGTCAAGACACCTGCGCTGGCTCGGCAAACTCACCTATAATCAATCCAAACTTATCTTGGCCGCCACATTGATGATTCTTATCGTTGCCGCCTGGGGAATCACCAAAATAAACATCAATGACAACCCGGTAAAATGGTTCAAAAAAGACCACCCCATCCGCGTAGCAGACAAGGTCCTCAACCATCATTTCGGCGGCACCTATGAGGCCTATCTGGTGCTTACCGGCCAAGGAAGAGACATGAGTGTTTCAGAAACAGCGGCACTCATAAACGAACAAATTAACAACGTCATTCCTGGCGGCGAAAACAGTCCGATCAGGGAAGACGCCGCTTTATCCCTTGATGAGATGCAAAAAACCAGCGGAACCCCCGAAGAATTGTTCAGGAAACTGACCGGGAATTTCGAAGAAAAAATGAATGCTGCAAATGACGCCGACTACGAGGTCTGGGGGAATATTCTTGACTCAGTTGCACAGGTAAAAAACCGTGGCCAGATTTTCAAACAACCGGAAATGCTGCGTTATATCGAAAAACTGCAAGCATCGCTCGTGGAATCAGGCGCTGTGGGCAAAAGCAACTCTGTCGCCGATGTGGTCAAAAAGGTTTACCAGGAATTATACGAAGCAAATCCGGAATATTATCGTATCCCTGACACCAGCAATGCCGTTGCCCAGAGTTTGATCTCTTTTCAGAACAGCCACAAACCCGACGATCTCTGGCATCTTGTCACCCCTGATTATACAAAGGCAAATATCTGGGTACAGCTTAAAAGCGGCGACAATCAGGACATGGAAAAAGTTATCATCAAAATGGACGTTTTTTTTAAAGAAAATCCTCCTCCCATGGAAATCGAATATCAATGGGCCGGACTCACATACCTGAA includes:
- a CDS encoding SAM-dependent chlorinase/fluorinase, translated to MPGEIDNNIITLTTDFGLHDEYVGIVKGIILSRRPEVSIVDLCHTINPYNILQAAYCIEAAFPFFSAGTLHVVIVDPGVGSARKIILLCAHRQFFLAPDNGVLTCILKKGVCEKAFEVTNSELFLHPISGTFHGRDIFAPVAAALASGLAPEKLGKEIPLSEPTVISLPAVFFDSHSNSLSGNIIHSDHFGNLITNIHRDDLKPHNDEQLQRASVSIGSATVCGISKYYAAKSSGEIIALIGSRGYLEIAVNQGSALKRLVTTNLEQIPVSVDFGQK
- a CDS encoding metalloregulator ArsR/SmtB family transcription factor: MKSEDVDAVAALLKTMSHPIRLKILCLLEDKELTVGDIRAEVKTTKANVSQHLTILRHQGVIDFRKDANFIYNRIADKRVLKLIKNMRELFCHE
- a CDS encoding MMPL family transporter, with amino-acid sequence MAPSKFIGFSMKRPKTVTVIMILATLLLGSLISTVHVDTDPENMLSKEEAVRVFHNKVKQEFSLHDVVVVGIVNEEHPDGVFNPATLKNIQSLTEYSLNLSSEKDPQKRVVTQNVIAPGTVDNIEQAGMGQVRFEWLMKEAPTSREGALAIRDNAMSNPLLKGTLVSEDGKALCIYLPITAKDFAYELRTLLLDNIRTLDTSNGDKFYITGLPVAEDTFGVEMFIQMAVSAPLAMLAIFILMFIFFKKINMIISPLIIAMVSVIATMGLLIGAGNTLHIMSSMIPIFLMPIAVVDSIHILSEFFDRYPSIGDRRKTLEHVMDQLFMPMFYTSLTSAAGFLSLALTPIPPVQVFGIFVAFGIMLAWLLTIIFVPAYIMMLKEESLSGFGAAVHGNKNVHSGFLSRHLRWLGKLTYNQSKLILAATLMILIVAAWGITKININDNPVKWFKKDHPIRVADKVLNHHFGGTYEAYLVLTGQGRDMSVSETAALINEQINNVIPGGENSPIREDAALSLDEMQKTSGTPEELFRKLTGNFEEKMNAANDADYEVWGNILDSVAQVKNRGQIFKQPEMLRYIEKLQASLVESGAVGKSNSVADVVKKVYQELYEANPEYYRIPDTSNAVAQSLISFQNSHKPDDLWHLVTPDYTKANIWVQLKSGDNQDMEKVIIKMDVFFKENPPPMEIEYQWAGLTYLNVVWQDKMVNGMLKSFMSSFVVVFIMMAFLFRSPLWGLLAMVPLSVTIAFIYGIIGIIGKDYDMPVAVLSSLTLGLAVDFAIHFLERSRMVYKKTGSWKAAIEEMFEEPARAITRNVIVIAIGFTPLLAAPLVPYQTVGVFLASIMAVSGVATMIILPALVATFEPWLFKKSNK